The Echinicola jeungdonensis genome segment TCAAACCTTCTGTAATCATTCCCAAATCCTGTTTGATCTCCATTTGAGGTTGGATCATGGAAGTTTTATAGGTTTGATAACCTTTTACCATTTCCGCATATGGATTTGTCAACAGGGTAGTGCTTCCTCTTCCGGTAATGGCACCTCCAAACAAAGGATGTTCTACATAAGGCAACAACTCCTTAGGATACACAGCAGGGAATTTGACGGGGTTAGACCAAATCGCTCGGTTAAAGGTAGTTGCCCCTCCGCCAATTGGACCATTGTAATCATCAAACTGGCCATACATTTTCACACTAAGATCCGTAGTTGGGGTCAAAGTAACATCCACATTGGTACGCAAAGAATAATTTCTCAATTTAATGTTACTGTTGAAATTGTTGATAGGATCAACCTTAAGCACCCCATTATCCTGATTAAATGTACCAGCGATATAGAATCTCGCTTTATCACCCCCACCACTGGCACTCATATTATAGCCTTGGTTAATCGTATAATCCTTAATCAACTGTTGGATCCAATTATTGCTCGGGTAAAGCAAAGGATTGGTACCAGCCTCAGTATTGACGATTTTGGTTTGAGAATAAGGCAATACAGCATTCCGGTCCCTGGTTAGGGCTGCCTCATTGGCTAGATTCATATAGGTGATATTGTCCGCAAACTGGAAGTTTTTGGTATTGGAAGAAACACGGGTTTCGGCTCGGAAGTGAAATTTTGTTTCTCCTTTTGTACCTGTTTTGGTATTGATCAATACCACACCGTTGGCACCTCTTGCACCATAAACAGCAGAAGCGGTAGCATCTTTCAAAACAGAGAATGATTCAATATCATCCGGCTGCAAACGGGCCATATCAGTTGTGGTAGATTCCACTCCATCAATCAAAATTAAAGGGTTTACCTTACCTGCACCAAAAGAGCCCAAGCCCCGGATAAAGAACTGGGAATTATCCATGCCTGGCTCACCACTTCTTTGGAAAGCAATCATTCCCGACACCCGGCCTGCTAACATATTGGTCAGGTTACTGGTGGGTCCTTTTAGTTCTTTCGGGTTAACAGTGGTAATGGAACTGACCAAACTGGCCTTTTTCTGCATACCGTAACCTACTACAACTGCTTCATCAAGACTTTGAAGGTCCTCCTGAAGGGTTACATTGATTTTATTCCGGCCATTGATGGGCACTTTTGTTTTTTGGAAGCCAATAAAACTGAAAACCAGATTCCCATCAGCTGGAGCCATTATTTCATAATTTCCATCGATATCAGTAACTACCCCTCTGGTAGTTCCCTCAACGAGGATATTGGCTCCAATAATTGTTTCTCCACAAGGGTCCGTCGGTACCCGTCACCTTAATGTCATTGCCCTGAGCCAGCGTTTCCTGGAGGCCAAACGCCATCCATAAGCCAGCACAAAGCAGCAACACTTTGTGTTGTAATCGTCTTTTCATAGGGTCAAGAATTGATTAAAATTTGTTAATTGATTGTTGAATTAAAAAACAAAGGGCATGTCTTTTCAAAAAGAAGTTGGCCAATAGAAAACACCAACAATTGTCGGGGTAATTCATAATGGTTTTGGGTTTGATTTAATTAATTGGACTATTTTCGAAGAGCTTTTTCAGGCTGATTTTGAATCAAGGATTATGACCAAACAAAAACCTGATTCCAGATACCTTTTCAGCAATTTCGATGGTTTGAATATGGTAAATAACAAATAAAAAGTACGTATTTAACGTGGTTTTAACTGTAGTTTTAACGGTTAAAAGACCTACTCAAAAGCTTTTAATTGTGGTTTTTACACTTTTATTAGCGATAAATAATTCTTCTTTATTTCCCCTTATTTTTGAAAATAATAATAGGTTTGGATGTGACACCCCATCTCCTATTCTAAATTTTCCATTTCGAATCCGAATATTCCAGATTTATAATCTTTGGAAATGGAAAATAGAAGCCATTGTTGTGCTGACTTTACCTGGCCTTAGCAAGATTTAGGCTTTCACTAAAAAGTGTAGGCTGGAATTATTTATTAAATACTAAAGATTGCGAAATCCTCTCTATTGAGATTCGGGTTTCCAAACCCCAAATAATAGTGAAAGAATAGTCTAATCAGGGCTATATTCAACATTACGGATTAATATTTAATTTAATAATAGAAAAGTGTTTGCACTTTCCAACATTTAAGCATTTCAGAACGCTTAATTCAACCATTCAAACCAACCCCTCCAAACAGAAAATGGGTCAGACAAAATTATGCCTGACCCATTTTAGTTGAATAAATGTTATCTCCCCTTTATTGGAGATACCTATTTACTTCACGAAAATCCTTCTCATTTTTGACCTTTCTGCTGTATTGGACTTTGTCTTAAGCTCTTGCCCTGCATAGCGTTCAACATCCCCTTCATAAGTCATCTCTAAACTCACTCCTGATTTTGTATTGGTTATTTCACCATCACTATAATAAGTTGCAGTTCCAAAACCTGTAAAACTCACTTTATATTTTTCACCATTTTCAGAAACAGCAAATGTTCCGCTTGTTGGTCGAATGCTTATCCCTTCATTTATGGTGTAGTCATTTTTTGATGAATCTATTATCAGGTCGGAACCTAATGCAATTTCCCCCCATTTAGTATAGGTATTCGATTGGGCATCTTCATATTTACCCAAACTGTAAGTTCCGGTAGCTAAATCATCTTCTTTGGATGAAAATAGTTCAAAATAAACTACTGATGCAGCCTTTTCACTGTTCGCCCCCCTGGCCGAAAAATCAAGGTTATAGGAACTTCCTATTTGCCCATAATCTTCAATATATCCTTGGGACAGGTTAATAGTAATATCATCTACTGAAACCGCCCCAAAATTCCCCCCAGGCTCATTATCACCTTTAGATTCATCACTACATCCCGTACCAACCAATGCAAAGAGTATCGCTATAATGAAATATTTCTTTCTCATAGTATTTTTATAATGATTAACTAAATTATTAATCCTAAAAAGCAGCCCTAAGGCACTTAAAAGCACCTTAGGGGTTTAGGAAAAAACTATTTTTTAATTATTCGGGTTGTTAGACCTGTTTTCAAACTCCTGGCCACATAAAGCCCTGTTGGTAGGTTACTAAAATCAAACCTTTCCTGAACTGAAGAGGTTTGCAGTCTTTTTACGATTACTCCAATGGAGTTGGATAAAATGATCATATCATTGGCCTCACTAGACCTGAAGGAAACTGTCCCTTCAGTTAAAGTAGGATAGGCAATAAATTCACCCTTTAATTTCCAACGTCCATATATCTCCATATCTGAGCTATTGTTTCCCTCTATGCTGGATATTTCACTGGTAAAATCAGCATTTAAATACCACCCCATAAAACGATAACTAGAAGCTATTGCACTTTGTAATTCTAATACTGTACCTACTTCCTGCTCTGTTGGGTTTGGATTTACCACTCCTTCAAAATCAACATTATGGTAAGTAATGGCATATACTTCAACAGGAATTTCCTCCCAAATGGCAAATAGTGTAATACTTCCATCAGCATCTGCGGGAATAATGGCAGATAACTCCGTCACCAATTCACCATCAGCTTTTTTCCACCCCTGAAACAAATGGGTATCAGTATCTTCCATTTCCGGAAGATCAGGAATTTCATCAACCGAGGTAAATCGCATTTCCTGTGGCATTTGACCATATTCTGATTCAAACGATATAACATATTGGAAGGGCGCTGGGGTAATTTCTTCTACAAATAAATCCCCAATCTCTCCAGAATTCAGGGCATAATTATATATCCTAAACTCATCCACATTTCCTTTCATCAGAGGGTCAGGCCATTGCGATTTCCCGATCCAGTTTTGGGTCGTTGTTCCCAGATCGGTTGGGTTAAGATCCATATTTTCATTTCGACCCACTTCCTTACCATCAATATAAAGAATCCCTATTGTATCTTTTTGGGTTAATGCCAAGTGATGCCATTCATTTAGTGAAAGCGGTGAAAGTCCATTAATCCGTTGTTCATTCCCTCCTTTTTTAATAGCATATCTTACCGTATTATTGCCACTTTTTGGAGTCAAGAACATATAGGTGCCAGTTCCTGAGCCAAAATCAAAGATTCTATTCCAGGTAGGATTTTCTTCCAGTTTAACCCAAACTGAAATGGTGTATTCTTTTATGCTTTCCATCACCCCATCTACCAAGGCTACATGGGAATTATTATTTCCACTTAGAAAAGCTGATTTCCCAGCTTTTCCTTCCGACCAGAAAGCTCCACCAACGAGTTTTCCATCCAAACCGGACCAAGAGTCCTCGGCAATTTCTCCTTCCCCTTCATCAAATCTGAGGTAAATATACTTATCTGATTGCTTAGTGCTAACCCGATTCGAATGCGGTGACTCACCAAACTCATTTACAGCCACCACTAAATAATAAGTAATGTTCCCATCGAAATTATCCTTAAAATCCGTAGTAGTTATTCCTTCAGCAATTGTTTCAAAAGGACCTCCCCTTGAGGAAGACTTTTTGATTTTATAGGAAGTGGCAAAGGCTGCTTCCTCCCAGTTCAAGGAAGCTTCATTTTCATTGACCTCAATGAACAAATTTCCGGGTGCCTGAGGAGGATCATTCCTCAGAATTTTCACCGTTCGGGAATAGACGGATTCGGTATCCTTATAACTTGTAGCCTTTACGCGATAATTAGCGGAATTGTGTCCAAGACTATCGGTGTATTCTACTGTGGTTGATCCATATTTATAATCCTTTGCTGCAAAAAGTGTATCTATTGGGGAGTAAGAACTTTCACTGTCAAGTTTCCTTTCAATGATATAGTTCTTTCCTGTTTCACTGTTATGGTCATACCAGGAAAGCGTTACATTATGGTAATCTTCTGACTCCCAAGATCTACAAAACGGGGGTGCAATCTTCCATATATGTTTATATTCATTCTTCTTTTTGAACCCTACTTCAGATTTAAAAGCATTAAAAGCCTCCCCTGCAGGAGTTAGTTCGCCGTTAATTTCAAGTTGACGAGCATCATTTACCCATTGATACAAGAATTGGTGCTCAAATATATCCACGGTTTCGAAATGATTGAGAACCTCCAACAGTTTATTTTTTTGCCTTTCTGCATTGGCAGCCGTAAGGGGAAGTGCAACATTTACTTCATTTCCATTTTTATCTAAAATTGGATATCCGTTTACATCCACGCGGACTCCATTATCATCTGGCCATTTTGAAGCATCCGCACCATTGGTCCAGTTGGCACCATTGTTCCATTCTGTTATCCAAATGGGTCTTCTCGGGGTCTCTCCTGCAGCCATTCCTCCAAAAGAGGCCATATAAATAAACCAATCCCACCAACCTGTAGATTGATCCTGGTAGGCATGAGTTGCGATAAAATCTACTCGCAAATTCGTGCTGTCACAAATGTGCATAAATTCTGTAAGCCAAGCCCTGGGCATGTCTGCTGGAGCTGGAGACCCGATTCTTAAGCCAGATTCAAACAAATTTGGCCATTGCCTGATTGCTTCAGTAACCGGCATATTGGCTTGATCAGGTCTTTCAGGTTCATTAAATCCAAGAACATGACTGGTATTTTGCCTATTGTTGATAAGGCCGTAGCTATCCCAACCGGCATTATGACGCATGGGAATATATTCAGTATCTAAGGTGGATTGCCCTCCCGCACTCCAATCATATACAACATCTGCATTTATAGGACCTATATTTCCCGCAGTCCCTTTTTTGGAAGTCCATCGCCATCTGAATACTCTCACAAATGAGATAAAACTTTCACCTGTGGTTTCGGAGGCAACAAAACCTTCAGGCATCGTACTGATTTCCAAATCCTCATCGCTGGCAATAAACATCCTACTATGTCCTGTACCATCAGGATTATTGGCAAAGGTTGCTGCAAAACCTTTCTTTAATTTGAAGGATTTGATACTATTATTCCATTCCTCAAGATTGTTATAATAGGTTTCTATTTCAATTGCTTTGGAATCCCCTCCGAAATTGGGTTCACTATATACAATCAGTGCACTTTCATTGGCAATTTTCATCCCATTTGGAATGATAACACAACCGGACCCATAAATTTCAACCCTGTCGATAGTTTCATCAAAAACACGCCCGTTTACCGTAACTTGGCCTGATAAATCAGATAAAAACTGTGATGGCCGGAACTCGGAAAAATACAACCAGGAATCATTTGACTGTAGATCAATAGAACTATTGACCAATGGATCCCTGCCACTCAGATGGAGTTCTGATTCCCCGCTTACGGAAATATGGCTATTGATAAGTTTGGTGGCTGAAAAGGTTTCATCTGAAATACTTTTTGAAATGGTCTCCACTTCCATATTGGGTAGTGGGGCAAAGGCTCCATCTTCATCAAGAGTCACCGATGACAAATCAATATCTACGGCCCCATCCTTGTAATTCTTACCGATAATTATCCTGGATACGGCATCAAGTTTTTTAACCTCAGGATCAGCTACTATCCAAATTCCGTTACCATCATTTTGAAACATCAGGTAATAGGTACCTGCTTCCGATGTGGTGAAGGATAATGACCCATCAAATAGCTGTTGCTTTTCATTATATGATCCTTCGAAGCTTGTTTCACTAATAAGATTATTCCCTGTTATTTCTTTGCTCACTCCTACTTTTAGAGAATTAGGGGAACCATTATCCCAGTAGCCTTGAAGATAACTAAAATTGTAAGCTGTGTTCGCTTCTAATTCAACGGGATAATAATAAGAGGAACCATTGGTCACCCCACTTTCCCAGCGAAGGAGGATTAAGGGATAAGTATAAGTTTCTCCATTGTAGGAGGTGCCATTCAAGGGATCCATTATCCTAACCCCACTGCCACTGTT includes the following:
- a CDS encoding LamG-like jellyroll fold domain-containing protein, producing MEVRLLLVLIALFMLSNQIRAQEPNLTEKETLPVQLYGVKSFNSATDVDTVVIPTQLPGDFTLEVKARINSAEGRGLDIEARKGDLNGFRTSADTETFNWRAPLSVSDMLYFSSTKEQTFRFAVEGNKVHIYQNGFYIVSKPATSIYDIVDGVENPLVSTYGENIVSDIFGYGEIVTPNEIDWGNNGAGTVPWKTTNSGSGVRIMDPLNGTSYNGETYTYPLILLRWESGVTNGSSYYYPVELEANTAYNFSYLQGYWDNGSPNSLKVGVSKEITGNNLISETSFEGSYNEKQQLFDGSLSFTTSEAGTYYLMFQNDGNGIWIVADPEVKKLDAVSRIIIGKNYKDGAVDIDLSSVTLDEDGAFAPLPNMEVETISKSISDETFSATKLINSHISVSGESELHLSGRDPLVNSSIDLQSNDSWLYFSEFRPSQFLSDLSGQVTVNGRVFDETIDRVEIYGSGCVIIPNGMKIANESALIVYSEPNFGGDSKAIEIETYYNNLEEWNNSIKSFKLKKGFAATFANNPDGTGHSRMFIASDEDLEISTMPEGFVASETTGESFISFVRVFRWRWTSKKGTAGNIGPINADVVYDWSAGGQSTLDTEYIPMRHNAGWDSYGLINNRQNTSHVLGFNEPERPDQANMPVTEAIRQWPNLFESGLRIGSPAPADMPRAWLTEFMHICDSTNLRVDFIATHAYQDQSTGWWDWFIYMASFGGMAAGETPRRPIWITEWNNGANWTNGADASKWPDDNGVRVDVNGYPILDKNGNEVNVALPLTAANAERQKNKLLEVLNHFETVDIFEHQFLYQWVNDARQLEINGELTPAGEAFNAFKSEVGFKKKNEYKHIWKIAPPFCRSWESEDYHNVTLSWYDHNSETGKNYIIERKLDSESSYSPIDTLFAAKDYKYGSTTVEYTDSLGHNSANYRVKATSYKDTESVYSRTVKILRNDPPQAPGNLFIEVNENEASLNWEEAAFATSYKIKKSSSRGGPFETIAEGITTTDFKDNFDGNITYYLVVAVNEFGESPHSNRVSTKQSDKYIYLRFDEGEGEIAEDSWSGLDGKLVGGAFWSEGKAGKSAFLSGNNNSHVALVDGVMESIKEYTISVWVKLEENPTWNRIFDFGSGTGTYMFLTPKSGNNTVRYAIKKGGNEQRINGLSPLSLNEWHHLALTQKDTIGILYIDGKEVGRNENMDLNPTDLGTTTQNWIGKSQWPDPLMKGNVDEFRIYNYALNSGEIGDLFVEEITPAPFQYVISFESEYGQMPQEMRFTSVDEIPDLPEMEDTDTHLFQGWKKADGELVTELSAIIPADADGSITLFAIWEEIPVEVYAITYHNVDFEGVVNPNPTEQEVGTVLELQSAIASSYRFMGWYLNADFTSEISSIEGNNSSDMEIYGRWKLKGEFIAYPTLTEGTVSFRSSEANDMIILSNSIGVIVKRLQTSSVQERFDFSNLPTGLYVARSLKTGLTTRIIKK